A section of the Candidatus Limnocylindria bacterium genome encodes:
- a CDS encoding heavy metal translocating P-type ATPase, whose product MTTTTAAMTAAMPAAKRELAITGMTCASCVHSVETALASVPGVASAEVNLANERATVRLDPAHAELAALVRAVERAGYGALVIPEGDAARSAAIEDERALRLRYVDSLRRRLVVAGVLAGLAILLSMIAPLVVPELEEAPWRPYALFLFATPVQLWAAAPFYRAAWNAARHGTSNMNTLIAVGTTAAYGLSVAATFLPDLFRANGLAPTQNLYYETSSAIIALVLAGRFMEARARAHTGDAIRALLALGAKTARVRRPGGLEEDVPIEQLKIGDVVLVRPGETIATDGLLLAGASAVDESMLTGESIPVEKNPGDEVTGGTLNTTGALRLRATRVGENTTLAQIVRLVEDAQASKAPIQRLVDQIAAVFVPIVFVLAGLAFVAWILLGPEPKLTYALTVFIAVLIIACPCALGLATPTAIMVGTGRGASRGILIKSAIALEAAQRIDTVAFDKTGTLTVGRPEVTDLLSCSDYGEDEALRLIASAELRSEHPLAGAVLEAARAKGLVMSEPARFESFPGQGVHAVVDGHEVYVGNRRFAVAHGFADLGDGLLAHHESQGKTPLIATIDGKPLAILALADVPRAAAAEAIRELRRMGLRTILVSGDTRRTAEAIGRSLGIEEVRAEVRPDGKAALVAELQKAGRRVAMVGDGVNDAPALAQADLGIAIGSGTDVAIASAGMILVGADPRGVARALRLSRKTVGTIRMNLFWAFFYNVALIPLAAGVLYPFLGVLLSPIFAAGAMAISSVTVVTNSLRLRGATIDR is encoded by the coding sequence GTGACAACGACCACTGCGGCGATGACGGCGGCGATGCCCGCGGCCAAGCGCGAACTCGCGATCACCGGCATGACCTGCGCGTCATGCGTCCATTCCGTGGAGACGGCGCTCGCGAGCGTGCCCGGTGTCGCCTCGGCAGAGGTCAATCTCGCGAACGAGCGCGCGACGGTCCGGCTCGATCCGGCGCACGCCGAGCTGGCCGCACTGGTGAGGGCCGTCGAGCGTGCGGGGTACGGCGCTCTCGTCATTCCCGAGGGCGACGCCGCGCGCAGCGCGGCCATCGAGGACGAGCGCGCCCTGCGCCTGCGGTACGTGGATTCACTTCGCCGCCGCCTGGTGGTGGCAGGCGTGCTCGCGGGGCTCGCGATCCTCCTGTCGATGATCGCGCCCCTCGTGGTCCCTGAACTCGAGGAGGCACCCTGGCGGCCCTACGCGCTGTTCTTGTTCGCCACGCCCGTGCAGCTCTGGGCGGCGGCGCCGTTCTACCGCGCGGCGTGGAACGCCGCGCGGCATGGCACAAGCAACATGAACACGCTCATCGCGGTCGGGACGACTGCCGCCTACGGCCTGTCCGTCGCGGCGACGTTCCTGCCCGACCTCTTCCGGGCCAACGGCCTCGCGCCGACCCAGAACCTCTACTACGAGACCTCGAGCGCGATCATCGCGCTGGTCCTGGCCGGTCGTTTCATGGAAGCACGCGCTCGGGCGCACACCGGCGACGCCATCCGCGCCCTCCTCGCGCTCGGCGCCAAGACCGCGCGGGTCCGCCGACCCGGTGGCCTCGAGGAGGACGTGCCGATCGAGCAGCTCAAGATCGGCGATGTCGTGCTCGTCCGTCCGGGCGAGACCATCGCCACCGACGGTCTGCTCCTCGCCGGGGCGTCCGCGGTCGACGAGTCGATGCTTACCGGTGAGTCGATCCCGGTCGAGAAGAATCCCGGTGACGAGGTCACCGGCGGAACGCTCAATACCACCGGCGCGCTGCGTCTCCGCGCGACGCGGGTGGGCGAGAACACGACGCTCGCGCAGATCGTCCGGCTGGTCGAAGACGCACAGGCCTCGAAGGCCCCTATCCAGCGCCTGGTCGACCAGATCGCTGCCGTCTTCGTGCCGATCGTCTTCGTCCTCGCTGGTCTTGCGTTCGTCGCGTGGATATTGCTGGGTCCCGAGCCGAAGCTGACCTACGCACTCACGGTGTTCATCGCCGTTCTCATCATCGCGTGCCCATGCGCGCTCGGGCTTGCGACACCGACGGCGATCATGGTCGGCACCGGCCGCGGCGCATCGCGCGGGATCCTCATCAAGAGCGCGATCGCCCTCGAGGCCGCCCAGCGGATCGACACCGTCGCCTTCGACAAGACCGGGACCCTCACCGTCGGACGGCCTGAAGTCACGGACCTCCTGAGCTGTTCCGACTACGGTGAGGACGAAGCCCTCCGGCTCATCGCGAGCGCCGAGCTGCGCTCTGAGCATCCGCTTGCCGGTGCCGTGCTCGAGGCGGCGCGCGCGAAGGGGCTTGTGATGAGCGAACCCGCGCGCTTCGAGTCGTTCCCGGGCCAGGGTGTGCACGCCGTCGTCGATGGCCACGAGGTGTACGTCGGCAACCGGAGATTCGCGGTGGCGCATGGCTTCGCCGATCTCGGTGACGGCCTGCTCGCGCACCACGAGTCGCAGGGCAAGACGCCGCTCATCGCGACCATCGACGGCAAGCCGCTCGCGATCCTCGCACTCGCCGACGTGCCACGCGCGGCCGCGGCGGAGGCGATCCGTGAGCTGCGGCGTATGGGACTGCGGACGATCCTCGTCTCGGGCGACACGCGACGTACGGCGGAGGCGATCGGCCGCAGTCTCGGGATCGAAGAGGTCCGCGCTGAGGTTCGCCCGGACGGCAAAGCTGCACTCGTAGCCGAGCTGCAGAAAGCCGGTCGCAGGGTCGCGATGGTGGGCGACGGCGTGAACGACGCGCCCGCGCTCGCACAGGCCGACCTCGGCATCGCCATCGGCAGCGGCACGGATGTCGCGATCGCGTCGGCGGGCATGATCCTCGTCGGTGCCGATCCCCGCGGCGTCGCCCGGGCGCTCCGGCTCTCCCGCAAGACGGTGGGGACGATCCGCATGAACCTGTTCTGGGCGTTCTTCTACAACGTCGCGCTCATCCCGCTGGCGGCGGGCGTCCTCTATCCGTTCCTGGGCGTGCTGCTGTCGCCGATCTTCGCCGCCGGCGCGATGGCGATCTCGTCCGTGACCGTGGTGACCAACTCTCTGCGCCTGCGTGGCGCGACCATCGATCGATGA
- a CDS encoding metal-sensitive transcriptional regulator → MQADKSELDARLASIEGHIKGIRRMVQDDTYCVDVLKQTFAVERAVQKFETEVLRGHLATCVPAGFKEGRNDKMIEELTDLFALARK, encoded by the coding sequence ATGCAGGCAGACAAGAGCGAGCTCGACGCGCGCCTCGCGTCGATCGAAGGGCACATCAAGGGTATCCGGAGGATGGTCCAGGACGACACGTACTGCGTTGACGTGCTCAAGCAGACGTTCGCCGTGGAGCGCGCGGTCCAGAAGTTCGAGACCGAGGTGCTCCGCGGCCACCTCGCGACCTGCGTCCCCGCCGGCTTCAAGGAAGGTCGGAACGACAAGATGATCGAAGAGCTGACCGACCTCTTCGCCCTGGCACGCAAGTGA
- a CDS encoding nitroreductase family deazaflavin-dependent oxidoreductase — protein MADWNKSVIDDFHARAGKGIGHFGDKLLLLTTRGAKSGEVRTTPLVYHRDGDRYVIAASKGGAPAHPSWYHNLVKHREAEIEVGNEKFKVRATPIAKGPERDRLYKAHGDNFAAFRDYPSKTTRIIPVVVLERVS, from the coding sequence ATGGCCGATTGGAACAAGAGCGTCATCGACGATTTCCACGCGCGCGCCGGCAAGGGCATTGGTCACTTCGGCGACAAGCTCCTGCTGCTCACGACGCGTGGCGCGAAGAGCGGAGAGGTCCGGACCACGCCGCTCGTGTATCACCGCGACGGTGACCGCTACGTGATCGCGGCGTCGAAGGGCGGCGCGCCGGCGCACCCCAGCTGGTACCACAACCTCGTCAAGCATCGCGAGGCCGAGATCGAGGTCGGGAACGAGAAGTTCAAGGTGCGCGCGACGCCGATCGCGAAGGGGCCGGAGCGCGACCGTTTGTACAAGGCGCACGGTGACAACTTCGCGGCCTTCCGCGACTACCCGAGCAAGACCACGAGGATCATTCCGGTCGTCGTGTTGGAGCGCGTCTCCTAG
- a CDS encoding Ku protein, giving the protein MAQAIWTGSISFGLVNIPVRLYPATQPKDVRFHLYDRRTGKRVRYERVTRAEEAATFAPDPTLPPSYEPPTELRAERGSEPEWVRESTPAVRPVEAEDLVRGVELPEGDLVTVTDEEFVSLAPERSRTIDLEEFVDLAEIDPVFYEKSYHVAPARRMGAEKPYVLLLQALQEERMVGIGRFVLRTKPHLVAVRPLEKTLALETLFFGDEVRSPEEFVASTDVSVSDREVKTARQLISAMAAEWSPSSHADAYREELLALLRSKSPAAPAPITEATAATDIGDLMEALRSSVEAAKQRQKNKPSSSKRAG; this is encoded by the coding sequence ATGGCTCAAGCGATATGGACCGGCAGCATCAGCTTCGGCCTCGTGAACATTCCGGTGCGGCTTTATCCAGCCACGCAGCCAAAGGACGTTCGCTTCCATCTCTATGACCGGCGCACCGGTAAGCGGGTGCGGTACGAGCGCGTCACGCGAGCGGAGGAGGCGGCCACGTTCGCGCCTGATCCGACGCTTCCCCCGTCCTACGAGCCCCCGACTGAGCTGCGCGCGGAGCGAGGATCCGAGCCGGAGTGGGTCCGCGAATCGACGCCTGCGGTACGACCGGTCGAGGCCGAAGATCTCGTGAGGGGAGTGGAGCTACCGGAAGGTGACCTCGTGACGGTGACCGACGAAGAATTCGTCTCGCTCGCGCCCGAGCGAAGCCGAACGATCGATCTCGAGGAGTTCGTCGATCTGGCCGAGATCGATCCGGTGTTCTACGAGAAGAGCTACCACGTCGCGCCGGCTCGCAGGATGGGTGCCGAGAAGCCGTACGTCCTCCTGCTCCAGGCGCTGCAGGAAGAGCGCATGGTCGGCATCGGGCGCTTCGTCCTTCGCACCAAGCCGCACCTCGTCGCGGTCCGTCCGCTCGAGAAGACGCTCGCGCTCGAAACGCTGTTCTTCGGCGATGAGGTGCGGAGCCCCGAAGAGTTCGTAGCGTCGACTGACGTTTCGGTCTCGGATCGCGAGGTGAAGACGGCCCGTCAGCTCATCAGTGCGATGGCGGCCGAGTGGTCGCCATCCAGTCACGCCGACGCGTACCGCGAAGAGCTCCTGGCCTTGCTCAGGAGCAAATCGCCCGCGGCTCCGGCCCCGATCACCGAGGCGACGGCCGCAACAGATATCGGCGATCTGATGGAAGCGCTGAGGAGCAGCGTCGAGGCCGCCAAGCAGAGGCAGAAGAACAAACCATCCAGCTCGAAGCGGGCTGGGTGA
- a CDS encoding CoA-binding protein → MVNSRVKQPTHEELLSIFAPPKTIAVVGASNATGKPGHDIPRYLQSQGYRIVPVNPRGGEILGERAFESLREIDVPIDVVDVFRPPEEAATVAQDAIAIGAKVLWFQQGTDSDEAVALAADADLMVVTRRCMGVTHGLLGLGPGPHRRA, encoded by the coding sequence ATGGTGAATTCTCGGGTGAAACAGCCGACGCACGAGGAGCTGCTGAGCATCTTTGCGCCGCCGAAGACGATCGCCGTCGTCGGCGCATCGAACGCGACCGGCAAGCCCGGGCATGACATCCCGCGCTACCTCCAGTCGCAGGGCTACCGCATCGTCCCGGTGAATCCGCGCGGCGGCGAGATCCTCGGTGAGCGTGCATTCGAGTCACTGCGCGAGATCGATGTGCCGATCGATGTCGTCGACGTGTTCCGCCCGCCGGAGGAGGCCGCGACCGTGGCGCAAGACGCTATCGCGATCGGCGCGAAGGTCCTGTGGTTCCAGCAAGGTACGGACAGCGACGAGGCCGTCGCCCTGGCGGCGGACGCGGACCTGATGGTGGTCACGAGGCGCTGCATGGGTGTGACACATGGCCTGCTAGGCCTCGGGCCGGGACCGCACCGCCGCGCCTGA
- a CDS encoding FHA domain-containing protein, which translates to MKLFESLKRLLEPRARPPVETVGAPTADRPPPREPEPLPEPELLREPASPDVIPTVAETSDVSEVRALLEAVAEAPEPAESVAEAPAPTPPPEPTPTLFQESTEEVVDVPSAAPARVGDALVLTLATPPATFTVAKAAATIGRGQENTIRLDDLSVSRRHARIAYKQGGYWLSDTGSMGGTWVDGTRLNAPYRVGPGQIIDIGLCRLTVSFAVASADKKERKPRTEVAAPVRRRR; encoded by the coding sequence ATGAAGCTCTTCGAGAGCCTCAAGCGACTCCTCGAGCCGCGCGCGCGACCCCCGGTCGAGACGGTCGGAGCCCCGACCGCGGATCGGCCACCTCCTCGCGAACCGGAGCCGCTCCCGGAACCAGAGCTCCTGCGTGAACCCGCGTCCCCGGACGTCATCCCCACCGTCGCCGAGACATCCGATGTGTCAGAGGTCCGAGCACTTCTCGAGGCCGTCGCCGAAGCACCCGAGCCCGCCGAGTCCGTCGCTGAGGCTCCTGCGCCGACTCCGCCTCCGGAGCCGACGCCAACGCTCTTCCAAGAGTCGACCGAAGAGGTCGTCGACGTCCCCAGCGCAGCACCCGCCCGCGTCGGCGATGCGCTCGTGCTCACGCTCGCCACGCCGCCCGCGACCTTCACCGTGGCGAAAGCGGCGGCGACCATCGGGCGTGGTCAGGAGAACACGATCCGGTTGGATGACCTCTCGGTGTCGCGCCGGCATGCGCGCATCGCGTACAAGCAGGGCGGCTACTGGCTCAGCGACACGGGGAGCATGGGCGGCACGTGGGTCGACGGAACGAGGCTCAACGCGCCGTACCGGGTCGGGCCCGGTCAGATCATCGACATCGGGTTATGTCGGCTGACGGTCAGCTTCGCAGTGGCGAGCGCGGATAAGAAGGAGCGCAAACCGCGGACCGAAGTCGCTGCACCGGTCCGTCGCCGGCGCTGA
- the nth gene encoding endonuclease III — MRRRLRAIALRLRKVYGAPPAPRRLPPLDELILTVLSQHTSDTNRDRAYADLRSRFPSWDDVADAPLPALAKAIYRGGLGPTKAVRIRGILRELRDHGIALDDQALMGLRSKPLWDLLVSLTGVGPKTAACVLLFSLGRPYFPVDTHVYRVARRLGLVDERADAVAAQEVLQATVPPNEMYALHMHLIRHGREVCIARRPHCSQCVLSSLCPRIGVIDAR; from the coding sequence GTGCGGAGACGCCTGCGCGCGATCGCGCTTCGTCTGCGGAAGGTCTACGGGGCGCCGCCTGCCCCGCGGCGACTGCCACCACTCGATGAGCTGATCCTCACGGTGCTGTCACAGCACACGAGCGACACGAACCGCGACCGCGCATACGCGGACCTGCGGTCGCGCTTTCCATCGTGGGATGACGTCGCCGATGCCCCGCTGCCGGCGCTCGCGAAGGCGATCTACCGCGGCGGGCTCGGTCCCACCAAAGCGGTGCGCATCCGCGGGATCCTCAGGGAGCTCCGGGACCATGGCATCGCGCTCGACGACCAGGCGCTGATGGGGCTGCGGTCGAAGCCTCTGTGGGATCTGCTCGTCTCTCTCACGGGCGTCGGCCCGAAGACCGCCGCGTGTGTGCTGCTCTTCTCGCTCGGTCGGCCGTACTTCCCGGTCGATACGCACGTGTACCGCGTCGCGCGAAGGCTCGGGCTCGTCGACGAGCGCGCTGACGCGGTCGCCGCGCAGGAGGTGTTGCAGGCGACCGTGCCGCCGAACGAGATGTACGCGTTACACATGCATCTCATCCGCCACGGTCGCGAGGTGTGCATCGCGCGCCGGCCGCACTGCTCGCAGTGCGTGCTCTCGTCCCTGTGTCCGCGCATCGGCGTCATCGATGCGCGCTGA
- a CDS encoding ABC transporter substrate-binding protein has product MSLWGGSEQASFQKVLDAFKAKSGVTANYESIRDNYSTILQTRISGGNPPDVAIIPGIGFLRQFARQGSLKKVADLGIDVNALKSNYPPGILEIGQVDGTQYAIMVKFNSKSTMWFRPDKFKTLGVSAPSDFAGFTKLLGDIKAKGTAPMGLGAADSWTLTDWFENIYAKQAGPEKYDQLFSGKLPWTDASVAAAVDTMKSAIKEDYVAGGITAALGRSFTDAIGQTFAANGTAVIYYEGGFVGGIATGQTNTALKVGETIDWFDFPAVGSGKTVTIGGDVIAAFTNKPGVKEFLAYMTTADSGSVWAGTGAVISPVKSVPATAYPNDLAKREAAQVANASAVRFDGSDLLPSGGGDNLGAALQNAIQGKTVDWAAFETAMAAKWKAEK; this is encoded by the coding sequence ATGTCGCTCTGGGGCGGAAGCGAGCAGGCATCGTTCCAAAAAGTGCTCGACGCCTTCAAGGCGAAGTCCGGGGTCACCGCCAACTACGAATCGATCCGCGATAACTACTCGACGATCCTGCAGACGCGAATCTCTGGCGGCAATCCGCCGGACGTCGCGATCATTCCGGGCATCGGGTTCCTGCGCCAGTTCGCGCGGCAGGGATCCCTGAAGAAGGTCGCCGACCTCGGCATCGACGTGAATGCGCTGAAGTCGAACTACCCACCGGGGATCCTCGAGATCGGTCAGGTCGATGGGACGCAGTACGCGATCATGGTGAAGTTCAACAGCAAGAGCACCATGTGGTTCCGACCTGACAAGTTCAAGACGCTTGGTGTCAGCGCCCCGAGTGACTTCGCCGGTTTCACGAAGCTGCTCGGCGACATCAAGGCCAAGGGCACGGCGCCGATGGGTCTCGGGGCGGCTGACTCGTGGACGCTGACTGACTGGTTCGAGAACATCTACGCGAAGCAGGCCGGTCCGGAGAAGTACGACCAGCTCTTCAGCGGCAAGCTGCCCTGGACCGACGCGTCCGTCGCCGCCGCGGTGGACACGATGAAGTCGGCGATCAAAGAGGACTACGTCGCGGGCGGCATTACCGCCGCTCTCGGACGGAGCTTTACCGACGCCATCGGTCAGACGTTCGCCGCGAACGGCACGGCCGTCATCTACTACGAGGGTGGGTTCGTTGGCGGCATCGCGACAGGTCAGACGAACACCGCGCTCAAGGTCGGCGAGACGATCGACTGGTTCGACTTTCCGGCCGTCGGCAGCGGCAAGACGGTGACCATCGGCGGCGACGTGATCGCCGCATTCACCAACAAGCCGGGCGTGAAAGAGTTCCTGGCCTACATGACCACAGCGGATTCGGGGTCCGTGTGGGCCGGAACGGGCGCGGTCATCTCGCCCGTCAAGTCCGTCCCCGCGACCGCGTATCCGAACGACCTCGCCAAGCGAGAGGCCGCACAGGTCGCGAACGCCAGCGCGGTCCGTTTCGACGGCTCCGACCTGTTGCCCTCCGGTGGCGGAGACAACCTCGGCGCGGCGCTCCAGAACGCGATCCAAGGCAAGACCGTCGACTGGGCGGCGTTCGAAACAGCGATGGCCGCGAAGTGGAAAGCGGAAAAGTAA
- a CDS encoding sugar ABC transporter permease produces MALAPTPVAPTQYPARAGGRTAARRARGPESPKWGATLLFLAPAALLLVVFLIYPAIYTVLLSFNRGRNGVFEQWIGLDNYTRLLSDPDFINLSTFPPSGALWNNVLWIAFYVSIVIFLGLIIAVVAARVRYESVVKAIVFIPMAIAATALAVIWKFVYSPDANIGFLNAILGALGVAPVSWLGDPGIVNFALIAVGIWGSVGFATVILSAAVKSIPAEVIESARVEGATERQIFFRMILPMVSLPMSVLAVTLVVNVIKLFDLIYVMTRGGPGKASQVIAFTMFQQAFEAGQYGYGSAVAVVMLVLLVPIMIFNVRRFRTSSVT; encoded by the coding sequence ATGGCCCTCGCGCCGACGCCGGTAGCACCGACCCAGTACCCCGCGCGAGCGGGTGGCCGCACGGCTGCGCGCCGCGCGCGTGGGCCCGAGAGCCCCAAGTGGGGCGCAACGCTCCTCTTCCTGGCGCCAGCGGCTCTCCTGCTCGTTGTGTTCCTCATCTACCCCGCCATCTACACAGTGCTGCTCAGCTTCAACCGCGGCCGTAATGGCGTATTTGAGCAATGGATCGGCCTCGACAACTACACCCGCCTCCTCTCCGACCCGGACTTCATCAATCTCTCGACGTTCCCGCCGTCAGGTGCGCTCTGGAACAACGTGCTCTGGATCGCCTTCTACGTGAGCATCGTCATCTTCCTCGGCCTCATCATCGCGGTGGTCGCGGCTCGTGTGCGCTACGAGTCGGTCGTCAAGGCGATCGTGTTCATTCCCATGGCGATCGCGGCCACGGCCCTCGCCGTCATCTGGAAGTTCGTCTACTCACCTGATGCGAACATCGGGTTCCTCAACGCGATCCTCGGCGCTCTCGGCGTGGCCCCTGTTTCCTGGTTGGGCGATCCGGGGATCGTCAATTTCGCGCTCATCGCGGTCGGGATCTGGGGTTCCGTCGGGTTCGCGACGGTCATCCTGTCGGCGGCGGTGAAAAGCATCCCGGCGGAAGTCATCGAGTCGGCCCGCGTCGAAGGCGCCACCGAGCGGCAGATCTTCTTCCGGATGATCCTGCCGATGGTCAGCCTGCCGATGTCCGTGCTGGCGGTCACGCTCGTCGTCAACGTCATCAAGCTCTTCGATCTCATCTACGTGATGACTCGCGGCGGGCCGGGCAAGGCGAGTCAGGTCATCGCGTTCACGATGTTCCAGCAGGCCTTCGAGGCGGGGCAGTACGGCTACGGGTCGGCGGTCGCGGTCGTGATGCTCGTCCTTCTCGTCCCGATCATGATCTTCAACGTGCGGCGCTTCCGCACGTCATCCGTTACATGA
- a CDS encoding carbohydrate ABC transporter permease, with the protein MSILAGSVVQGRMTPAGRIVAALNRTVIHVALALIGLIWLVPTLGLLVTSFRPRSDIQSTGWWDISNLHLTVDNYRQVLEAQGMLQAFANTVFIAVPSTLLPLGICALAAYAFSWMRFPFRDTLFLIVVGLLMVPVQVAFIPLLTAFRELVPGLELTRGYGAVWLAHTAFALPFGIFLLRNFFITLPPDMIEAARIDGASDVWIFRKIVVPVSVPAIAAYGIFQFLWVWNDLLMALIFVQDSSKFPMTRAIQNLLSQYGTEWHLLAAGAFLLMIVPLIVFFSLQRYFVQGLLAGSIK; encoded by the coding sequence ATGAGCATCCTCGCCGGCAGCGTGGTCCAAGGGAGGATGACGCCCGCCGGGCGGATCGTCGCAGCGCTCAACCGCACGGTCATCCATGTCGCCCTGGCGCTCATCGGCCTCATCTGGCTGGTCCCGACGCTCGGGCTACTCGTGACATCCTTCCGGCCGCGCTCGGACATCCAGTCCACAGGATGGTGGGACATCTCCAACTTGCACCTCACCGTCGACAACTACCGACAGGTGCTCGAGGCGCAGGGGATGCTCCAGGCGTTCGCGAACACGGTCTTCATCGCGGTCCCCTCGACGCTGCTCCCGCTGGGCATCTGCGCACTGGCCGCCTATGCCTTCTCGTGGATGCGCTTCCCGTTCCGCGACACGCTCTTTCTCATCGTGGTGGGCCTCCTCATGGTGCCGGTGCAGGTCGCCTTCATTCCGCTGCTCACGGCCTTCCGGGAGCTGGTCCCTGGCCTCGAGCTCACGCGTGGCTACGGCGCGGTGTGGCTCGCGCACACGGCCTTCGCACTACCCTTCGGGATCTTCCTCCTCCGCAACTTCTTCATCACGCTGCCGCCAGACATGATCGAAGCCGCGCGGATCGACGGTGCGTCAGATGTCTGGATCTTCCGAAAGATCGTCGTGCCCGTGTCCGTACCTGCCATCGCCGCGTACGGCATCTTCCAGTTCCTCTGGGTCTGGAACGATCTGCTCATGGCGCTCATCTTCGTGCAGGACTCGAGCAAGTTTCCGATGACCCGGGCGATCCAGAACCTGCTCAGCCAGTACGGCACCGAGTGGCATCTGCTCGCGGCGGGGGCCTTCCTGCTGATGATCGTTCCGCTGATCGTCTTCTTCAGCCTGCAGCGCTACTTCGTCCAGGGTCTGCTCGCCGGCTCGATCAAGTAG
- a CDS encoding metallophosphoesterase — translation MRILALSDVVDERAYASLGSSVGPVDLILGCGDLPYDYLDYVATELGVPLFAVHGNHDTPPEALEDPTIGLWWKGINLHGRVVAVDGLLVAGLGGSRRYNDGPYQLTEGEMWLATLRLVPALLANRVAHGRYLDVLVTHSPPRGIHDLPDRAHWGFTAFRWFLRAFRPRYHLHGHSHIYDQRTVTRTQFHDTLVVNAYGAQKIELNGDR, via the coding sequence ATGCGCATCCTGGCGCTGAGCGACGTCGTCGACGAGCGCGCGTACGCGTCGCTCGGGTCGTCCGTCGGGCCGGTCGATCTGATCTTGGGCTGCGGCGATCTGCCCTACGACTATCTCGATTACGTCGCGACCGAGCTCGGCGTGCCGCTCTTCGCCGTTCACGGGAACCACGACACACCGCCCGAGGCCCTCGAGGATCCGACCATCGGCCTCTGGTGGAAGGGCATCAACCTCCACGGCCGCGTCGTCGCGGTGGACGGTCTCCTGGTCGCCGGGCTCGGCGGGTCGCGCCGCTACAACGACGGGCCGTATCAGCTGACCGAGGGCGAGATGTGGCTCGCAACGCTGCGGTTGGTCCCCGCACTCCTCGCGAATCGGGTCGCGCATGGCCGGTACCTTGACGTGCTCGTGACGCACTCGCCGCCACGCGGGATCCATGATCTACCCGACCGCGCGCACTGGGGCTTCACCGCCTTCCGCTGGTTCCTCCGAGCCTTTCGTCCGCGCTACCACCTCCACGGCCACTCACACATTTACGACCAGAGAACGGTCACGCGGACGCAGTTCCACGACACCCTCGTCGTGAACGCCTACGGCGCGCAGAAGATCGAGCTCAATGGCGATCGCTAG
- a CDS encoding sigma-70 family RNA polymerase sigma factor produces the protein MASDEFEAEALRHLDALYRTALRMTRSEADAEDLVQETYIRAFRFRDQFTLGTNMKAWLFRILTNTFINTYRRKTTQPEVTDLEGIDEFSLYRRMADDRAASTSPDPEAELLNSVVDTEVTDALEELPEKFRTTVLLDVEGFSYKEIAEMLGIPIGTVMSRLHRGRKFLQKRLYDLARERGIAAVRTPQKS, from the coding sequence GTGGCCAGCGACGAGTTCGAAGCCGAGGCGCTCCGTCACCTGGACGCGCTCTACCGGACCGCGCTGCGTATGACGCGGTCGGAGGCCGATGCGGAGGACCTCGTGCAGGAGACCTATATCCGAGCCTTCCGGTTCCGAGACCAGTTCACGCTTGGCACGAACATGAAGGCCTGGCTGTTCCGCATCCTTACGAACACGTTCATCAACACCTATCGCCGCAAGACAACGCAGCCAGAGGTGACGGACCTCGAAGGCATCGACGAGTTCTCGCTCTACCGGCGGATGGCCGACGACCGTGCGGCCTCAACCTCGCCTGATCCGGAGGCGGAGCTCCTCAACAGCGTTGTCGATACCGAAGTGACCGACGCGCTCGAGGAGCTGCCCGAGAAATTCCGGACGACCGTCCTCCTCGACGTCGAGGGCTTCTCCTATAAGGAGATCGCCGAGATGCTCGGGATCCCGATCGGGACCGTCATGTCGCGGCTCCACCGGGGGCGTAAGTTCCTCCAGAAGCGGCTCTATGACCTGGCGCGTGAGCGCGGCATCGCGGCCGTGCGCACGCCGCAGAAGAGTTAG
- the rsrA gene encoding mycothiol system anti-sigma-R factor produces MDCNDCVERLYAFLDLELDEKELASVRAHVSGCDDCGDELGLEARFLDRLRDCCTSEIAPALLRERVIQKLRGTSPPTT; encoded by the coding sequence GTGGACTGCAACGACTGCGTGGAGCGGCTCTACGCCTTCCTCGACCTCGAGCTCGACGAGAAGGAGCTCGCCTCGGTCCGCGCGCACGTCTCCGGGTGCGACGACTGCGGCGATGAGTTGGGCCTCGAGGCCCGCTTCCTCGACCGTCTTCGCGACTGCTGCACCTCTGAGATCGCTCCGGCGCTGCTCCGCGAGCGCGTCATCCAGAAGCTCCGAGGCACAAGTCCTCCGACCACCTAG